From Trueperella pecoris, a single genomic window includes:
- a CDS encoding ABC transporter permease subunit, translated as MTVQSEVSKERQRRRQELRKKDSHATNWSAGFAVKLVLMALVNALGVYIIFTAYSLGSWVIGTLMLILLLAVDWVYFSKRTLALKYLAPGLVFLLVFQAFTIVYTGYIAFTNYGHQHTLDKAQAVNALVVQNSFKRVEGSPQYPLALVEKDGELGFAVIDDGKIKVGSADTPLAQVDGKIEGNRIASVEGWKTLPASSLASRQKEIIDLRVPLSGDPEDGSIGTQTGTTAFQFTSTLKYDEAADTMTNTETGKVYKANGDTGFFEAEDGSTLPVGWRVGVGFDNFIKGFSDGRYSQPFFQVLLWNVAFAFFSVLTTFLLGMILAIVMNDDRMKGRKIYRTIMLLPYAFPSFMTAFLFAGLMNAKYGFFNELLGAAIPWLTDPTMAKVSVILVNLWMGFPYMFLIVTGALQSIPGDLVEAAKIDGANTFQVWRNVTFPQLMIALTPLLISSFAFNFNNFNLIYMLNGGGPSMTDASVPVGHTDILISMVYKIAGLTGEALPNYGLAAAMSLVIFLIVGGVSLYSFKKSNSLEGLS; from the coding sequence ATGACAGTTCAGTCCGAGGTGAGCAAGGAAAGGCAGCGCCGCCGCCAAGAGCTTCGTAAGAAGGACTCGCATGCGACCAACTGGTCGGCTGGCTTCGCCGTCAAGCTTGTTCTTATGGCATTGGTCAATGCCCTCGGCGTATATATTATTTTCACCGCGTATTCGCTGGGCTCGTGGGTTATCGGTACCCTCATGCTCATCCTTCTCTTGGCCGTTGATTGGGTGTACTTCTCCAAGCGCACACTTGCCCTGAAGTACCTCGCCCCGGGCCTCGTCTTCCTGCTGGTCTTCCAGGCGTTCACGATCGTCTACACCGGCTACATCGCGTTCACCAACTACGGCCATCAGCACACGCTCGATAAGGCCCAGGCTGTCAACGCGCTCGTCGTTCAGAATTCCTTCAAGCGGGTCGAAGGATCGCCGCAGTATCCGCTCGCGCTCGTAGAGAAGGATGGTGAACTCGGCTTTGCCGTCATTGACGACGGCAAGATCAAGGTCGGTAGCGCTGACACTCCGTTGGCTCAGGTCGATGGCAAGATCGAAGGCAACCGTATCGCGTCGGTCGAGGGCTGGAAGACTCTTCCTGCATCTAGCCTGGCGTCGCGGCAGAAGGAGATCATTGATCTGCGCGTGCCGCTCAGCGGCGACCCGGAGGATGGTTCGATCGGAACTCAGACGGGTACGACGGCCTTCCAGTTCACCTCGACGCTCAAGTACGACGAAGCCGCTGACACCATGACCAACACCGAGACCGGCAAGGTCTACAAGGCCAACGGGGACACGGGCTTCTTCGAGGCCGAGGACGGCTCGACTCTTCCGGTGGGCTGGCGCGTCGGCGTCGGGTTCGACAACTTCATCAAGGGCTTCTCTGACGGGCGCTACTCGCAGCCGTTCTTCCAGGTCCTGCTGTGGAACGTCGCCTTCGCATTCTTTTCCGTGCTGACCACCTTCCTGCTCGGCATGATCCTCGCTATCGTCATGAATGACGACCGTATGAAGGGCCGCAAGATCTATCGAACGATCATGCTGCTGCCCTACGCGTTCCCCTCATTCATGACAGCCTTCCTCTTCGCGGGCCTCATGAACGCCAAGTATGGCTTCTTCAATGAGCTTCTTGGCGCCGCCATTCCGTGGCTGACCGACCCGACGATGGCGAAGGTCTCCGTGATCCTGGTGAACCTGTGGATGGGCTTCCCCTACATGTTCCTCATCGTGACGGGTGCCCTGCAGTCGATTCCCGGTGACCTCGTCGAGGCGGCCAAGATCGACGGCGCGAACACCTTCCAGGTGTGGCGCAACGTCACTTTCCCTCAGCTCATGATCGCCTTGACACCGCTTCTCATCTCCTCCTTCGCCTTCAACTTCAACAACTTCAACCTGATTTACATGTTGAATGGGGGAGGCCCCTCGATGACGGACGCCTCAGTGCCGGTGGGCCACACCGACATCCTCATTTCGATGGTGTACAAGATCGCAGGCCTGACTGGTGAAGCACTGCCGAACTACGGTTTGGCTGCCGCGATGTCCCTCGTGATCTTCCTGATCGTCGGCGGCGTATCGCTGTACTCGTTCAAGAAGTCGAACTCGCTGGAAGGACTGAGCTAA
- a CDS encoding glycoside hydrolase family 13 protein has product MRLLHEQTEPGQWWTEAVIYQIYPRSFASSGGPMGDLRGIIGRLGYVKDLGVDAVWLSPFYLSPQKDAGYDVADYRLVDPRFGTNDDCEALIAASHDHGLKFIVDLVPNHTSDQHEWFQAALANPQGPERDRYWFRDGVGEDPPNDWLSIFGKSAWTRVCDRPDAPGSLWENDRQWYLHLFDSSQPDLNWHNPRVHEEFRDILRFWLDRGVDGFRVDVAHGLDKDADLPNWQFHFDMLSASEREPGTIPPPPQWNRPGVHDIYREWRQVLSEYGPDRALVAEAWVDGLPELAKYVRSDEMNQAFNFDFLCAPFEVDSYRRVIRESLAAMDAVGAPTTWVLSNHDVVRAVSRMGLPVTGKGPNGIRASDPQPNAELGLRRALAAHVLQAALPGSCYIYQGEELGLPEHMALDDSLRQDPSFFRTDGWEAGRDGCRIPMPWEAQAPGFGFSPTGESWLPQPEGIAALAADVQATDPHSTLALFRALLRRRRDLQMARAALAEVEEDAPYLHYVSSHTSREDVHVLLTFATPAVLPAGARILVGSREIHDAAIAPNTAVWYTLNESA; this is encoded by the coding sequence ATGAGGCTTCTTCACGAGCAAACCGAGCCGGGCCAGTGGTGGACAGAGGCGGTCATCTATCAGATATACCCGCGCTCCTTCGCCTCCTCGGGCGGGCCGATGGGCGATCTGCGTGGGATCATCGGCAGGCTTGGGTATGTGAAAGACCTCGGGGTCGACGCAGTCTGGCTCAGCCCCTTCTACCTCTCGCCTCAAAAAGACGCCGGTTACGACGTCGCCGATTACCGCCTGGTCGACCCGCGATTTGGCACGAACGACGACTGCGAAGCCCTCATCGCCGCTTCTCACGACCACGGCCTAAAATTCATCGTCGATCTCGTCCCCAATCACACGTCTGACCAGCACGAGTGGTTTCAAGCGGCGCTTGCCAATCCCCAAGGACCGGAGCGAGATAGGTATTGGTTCCGCGACGGCGTCGGCGAGGATCCACCCAACGATTGGCTCTCGATCTTCGGCAAGTCCGCGTGGACGCGGGTGTGCGACCGCCCAGATGCTCCGGGCTCGCTGTGGGAGAATGACCGCCAGTGGTACCTCCACCTGTTCGACTCCAGCCAACCGGACCTGAATTGGCACAACCCGCGCGTCCACGAGGAGTTCCGTGACATCTTGCGGTTCTGGCTCGATCGTGGGGTGGACGGCTTCCGGGTGGATGTCGCCCATGGCCTCGATAAGGATGCGGACCTGCCCAACTGGCAGTTTCATTTCGACATGCTTTCGGCAAGCGAGCGCGAGCCCGGGACGATCCCGCCTCCCCCGCAGTGGAACCGCCCGGGCGTGCATGATATCTACCGCGAATGGCGCCAGGTGCTCTCCGAGTACGGACCCGACCGTGCGCTCGTCGCGGAGGCATGGGTCGATGGTCTGCCCGAGCTTGCCAAGTATGTGCGTAGCGACGAGATGAATCAAGCCTTCAACTTCGACTTCCTCTGTGCGCCTTTCGAGGTGGACTCCTACCGCCGCGTGATCCGGGAGTCGCTCGCCGCGATGGACGCCGTCGGAGCGCCGACCACCTGGGTCCTGTCCAATCACGACGTCGTCCGGGCCGTCTCGCGTATGGGCCTGCCTGTCACGGGCAAGGGCCCCAACGGGATCCGCGCGAGTGACCCCCAGCCCAACGCCGAACTCGGCCTTCGTCGCGCCCTTGCGGCACATGTGCTGCAGGCGGCACTGCCGGGTTCGTGCTATATCTACCAAGGCGAGGAGCTGGGCCTTCCCGAGCACATGGCGTTGGACGATTCGCTCCGCCAAGATCCTTCCTTCTTCCGAACCGACGGATGGGAAGCGGGACGAGACGGGTGCAGGATTCCCATGCCATGGGAGGCGCAGGCGCCCGGCTTCGGCTTCTCCCCCACCGGCGAGTCCTGGCTGCCCCAGCCCGAGGGCATCGCCGCCCTCGCCGCCGACGTGCAGGCCACGGATCCGCACTCCACACTCGCACTGTTCAGGGCCCTCCTGCGCAGGCGCAGGGATCTCCAGATGGCACGCGCTGCCCTCGCCGAGGTGGAAGAGGACGCTCCCTATCTGCATTACGTCTCGAGCCATACCAGCCGCGAGGACGTCCATGTCCTGCTCACCTTCGCCACGCCAGCCGTCCTTCCGGCGGGCGCACGAATCCTCGTGGGCTCGCGCGAGATTCACGACGCCGCCATCGCGCCCAACACCGCGGTGTGGTACACGCTAAACGAGAGTGCGTAA
- a CDS encoding co-chaperone YbbN, whose protein sequence is MSLTSMGGAVDLSMFKKPDQPAEEPTAIPGPWVYELTGEGLQGALLMSNKVPVIVAFHSSRSDNSAALLADLERLVTAKAGRLQLAKVNVDEQAEVAQAFGISAVPAAAALLQAQPVPLFQGVPQADQLSDTVDKIVEAAAQYGITGVLDNDAEAAAAVPEVPPLHKEGLAAMENGDLGGAHAAYAKALAENPGDHEAQTALYQVELLERIAKINPEGDVAKVEEVLMKAAQAPVTDIEVHLQAADIEFSFQRPDAAFGRLIEVVRGTSGEDRDAVRERLIAYFDMLGPGELVTQARKALTNALF, encoded by the coding sequence ATGTCATTGACCAGTATGGGCGGCGCTGTCGATCTGTCCATGTTTAAGAAGCCAGACCAGCCCGCCGAGGAACCAACAGCGATTCCCGGCCCCTGGGTCTATGAGTTGACAGGCGAGGGCCTTCAGGGCGCCTTGCTCATGTCAAACAAGGTGCCCGTCATCGTCGCCTTCCACTCCTCGCGGTCGGACAACTCTGCTGCCCTCCTCGCCGACCTCGAGCGCCTGGTCACCGCCAAGGCGGGCCGCCTCCAGCTGGCCAAGGTTAACGTGGACGAGCAGGCCGAGGTCGCCCAGGCTTTCGGCATTTCTGCCGTCCCCGCTGCAGCCGCCCTCCTCCAAGCCCAGCCCGTCCCGCTCTTCCAGGGCGTTCCACAGGCTGACCAGCTCTCCGACACGGTCGACAAGATCGTCGAGGCCGCCGCCCAGTACGGCATCACGGGTGTCCTTGATAACGACGCCGAAGCTGCCGCTGCCGTTCCCGAGGTTCCGCCGCTGCACAAGGAGGGGCTGGCAGCGATGGAAAACGGTGACCTCGGGGGCGCTCACGCGGCTTACGCGAAGGCACTCGCGGAGAATCCGGGCGACCACGAGGCTCAAACCGCGCTTTATCAGGTGGAGCTCCTCGAACGTATCGCAAAGATCAATCCCGAGGGCGACGTGGCGAAAGTGGAAGAAGTCCTCATGAAGGCTGCCCAGGCGCCGGTTACGGACATCGAGGTACACCTTCAGGCGGCCGATATCGAGTTTTCCTTCCAGCGTCCCGACGCTGCTTTCGGACGCCTCATCGAGGTCGTGCGGGGGACATCGGGGGAGGACCGCGACGCGGTCCGGGAGCGCCTCATCGCCTACTTTGACATGCTCGGCCCAGGCGAGCTGGTCACTCAGGCGCGCAAGGCGCTGACAAACGCACTTTTCTAA
- a CDS encoding LacI family DNA-binding transcriptional regulator, which yields MARKIRLSDIAAQAGVSTATVSRVLNGKDSVAPETRQAVIAALDLLGYERPEKLRERNGGQIGIIVPELTNPIFPLFTQYIASSMTLQGFTPLLGTQMAGGATEDSYVEAMIEQQVSGFVFISGLHADSTASIGRYERIAERNIPYVTINGAHPSLPNPDFSTDDVSAVRQAIRHLIALGHRKIGLASGPLRFIPSREKTETYLDVMRHMLPQEKPRLVHTLYTVAGGQSAAAQLIAAGCTAIICGSDLMALGAVRHCRAVGLSVPHDVSIVGFDDSPISGYADPPLTTLRQPVKTMAESAVSTLLAMIGGTSSDVGKMKFEPELIVRESTAIRR from the coding sequence ATGGCACGAAAGATCAGGCTTTCAGATATCGCGGCCCAGGCAGGTGTATCCACTGCCACCGTTTCACGGGTCCTTAACGGCAAGGATTCCGTTGCCCCCGAAACCCGGCAGGCCGTCATTGCGGCACTCGACCTGCTGGGCTACGAGCGCCCGGAAAAGTTGCGCGAACGCAACGGAGGCCAGATCGGCATCATCGTCCCGGAGCTGACTAACCCGATCTTCCCACTCTTCACCCAGTACATCGCGTCATCGATGACGCTTCAGGGATTCACCCCACTGCTGGGGACCCAGATGGCGGGCGGGGCAACGGAGGACTCCTACGTGGAAGCAATGATTGAACAGCAGGTCTCCGGATTCGTCTTTATCTCCGGCCTCCACGCCGATTCAACCGCGAGCATTGGGCGCTACGAACGTATAGCCGAACGCAATATTCCTTACGTGACGATCAATGGCGCTCACCCCTCGCTCCCCAACCCGGACTTTTCGACCGACGACGTCTCGGCCGTCCGCCAGGCGATTCGGCACCTGATCGCACTCGGTCACCGGAAGATCGGCCTCGCCTCGGGCCCGCTCCGCTTCATCCCTTCGCGGGAAAAGACGGAAACCTATCTCGACGTCATGCGCCACATGCTGCCCCAAGAGAAACCCCGTCTCGTTCACACGCTCTATACGGTGGCGGGCGGGCAGTCGGCCGCGGCCCAGCTCATCGCGGCCGGGTGTACGGCCATCATCTGCGGCTCGGATCTCATGGCTCTCGGGGCGGTTCGCCACTGCCGAGCAGTTGGCCTGTCGGTTCCGCACGACGTGTCGATCGTCGGCTTCGACGATTCGCCCATCTCCGGATACGCCGACCCGCCGCTGACCACCCTGCGTCAGCCGGTCAAGACGATGGCCGAGTCGGCCGTGAGTACGCTTTTGGCGATGATCGGCGGCACCTCCTCCGACGTCGGGAAAATGAAGTTCGAACCGGAACTGATTGTTCGAGAATCGACGGCGATCCGCCGCTAA
- a CDS encoding sugar ABC transporter substrate-binding protein, translated as MRRSIALIATAGLALTLAACSNNGSSDKNTDKPTTTTTTEAAAGGKIVIWTDANREPAFKIAAENYKKDTGNEVELVVKENDQMRSEFASQAAAGKGPDVVFGAHDWLGEFVTNGLVAPVELGAKVSEFNKLAVNAFTYEGTTYGVPYAVENLAIYRNADLVDSTPATFDEMIAKGKAAGVQYPFIMQVGADGDPYTMYPFEASFSGPVFELDGDKNYTKKLNLGGDKGKAFAEWLAANGQGGTNILDTNVTYDIAVDAFKAGKSPYILGGPWMINDFKGMNIAVDPIPAAGDMPAAPFLGVQGGFINAGSANQLLATDFLVNYVGSKQVQDKLYEIGQRVPALTESADAATKDPLMAGFAKAGEAALPMPSLPEMGAVWSFWGKTESQILAGGADAGAVWEKMISDIEAEMNK; from the coding sequence ATGCGCAGGAGCATCGCGCTTATTGCTACTGCTGGTCTGGCACTGACGCTGGCAGCATGTTCGAACAACGGCTCGAGCGACAAAAACACTGACAAGCCCACCACCACTACCACCACCGAAGCAGCGGCTGGTGGCAAGATCGTGATCTGGACCGACGCCAACCGTGAGCCGGCGTTCAAGATCGCAGCTGAAAACTACAAGAAGGACACCGGCAACGAGGTTGAGCTCGTTGTGAAGGAAAACGACCAGATGCGCTCCGAGTTTGCCTCGCAGGCGGCTGCAGGCAAGGGTCCGGACGTCGTTTTCGGTGCTCACGACTGGCTGGGAGAGTTCGTCACCAACGGCCTCGTCGCTCCCGTTGAGCTCGGCGCCAAGGTAAGTGAGTTTAACAAGCTCGCCGTCAACGCCTTTACCTACGAGGGCACCACCTACGGCGTTCCCTACGCCGTGGAGAACCTCGCCATCTACCGCAACGCCGACCTCGTGGACTCCACCCCCGCCACCTTCGACGAGATGATCGCCAAGGGCAAGGCAGCTGGCGTGCAATACCCGTTCATCATGCAGGTTGGTGCCGACGGCGATCCGTACACCATGTACCCCTTCGAGGCATCCTTCTCGGGCCCGGTCTTCGAGCTCGATGGCGATAAGAACTACACCAAGAAGCTCAACCTCGGCGGCGATAAGGGCAAGGCTTTCGCCGAGTGGCTCGCAGCCAACGGCCAGGGGGGTACCAATATTCTCGACACCAACGTCACCTACGACATCGCTGTGGATGCTTTCAAGGCCGGCAAGTCTCCCTACATCCTCGGTGGCCCGTGGATGATTAACGACTTCAAGGGAATGAACATCGCGGTCGATCCGATCCCGGCCGCTGGCGACATGCCGGCTGCTCCGTTCCTCGGCGTCCAAGGTGGCTTCATCAACGCTGGTTCGGCTAACCAGCTCCTCGCAACCGACTTCCTGGTGAACTACGTCGGCTCCAAGCAGGTCCAGGACAAGCTTTACGAGATCGGCCAGCGCGTTCCCGCTCTGACCGAGTCCGCCGACGCCGCAACCAAGGATCCGCTCATGGCTGGCTTCGCAAAGGCTGGCGAGGCCGCTCTTCCGATGCCGTCGCTTCCTGAGATGGGCGCCGTGTGGAGCTTCTGGGGCAAGACTGAGTCCCAGATCCTCGCTGGCGGTGCTGACGCTGGCGCCGTCTGGGAGAAGATGATCTCCGACATCGAAGCCGAGATGAACAAGTAG